The following is a genomic window from Deinococcus aerolatus.
CCCACGCGGCCCGGCTGGCGCTGGAGCATCCGGCCCCCGGCGTCTTCAACATCACCGACGGCGTGCCGGTCCCGATCTGGGCCACGCTGGACGCGCTGGCCGACGCGCTGGGGGTGGCGCGTCCGGCACGCTACGTCCCGGCCCGCCTCGCCGAGAATGCCGCCCGCGTGCTGGAGCTGGCCGCCCGCCTGCACCCCGCGCGGCCCGAGCCGACGCTGACCGCAGGTGGCGTGCGGCTGCTGACCCGTCCCATGACCCTGGACCTGACCCGTGCACGAGAGCGGCTGGGCTACGCGCCCGTCATCGGGCCGCAGGCAGGGCTGGCGGAAGTGCTGATGGCGGTGCACGCATGACGTACCTGCGCGTCGTTCCCCTGACGGCCGGCGAGTGCCTGAATGTCTCGGCGCTGACGCAGCGCGGCGCGGCGTGGCGGGTACAGACATACCCGGCGGGCTTCGCGTTGCTGCTGCACCCGACGCGCGGTCCGGTGCTGTTCGACACTGGCTACTCGGCGCGGGTGGTGGCCGCCATGCGGCGCTGGCCCGGTGTGCTGTACGGTCTGCTCACCCCGGTGCGCCTTGACCCGCGCCAGACGGCGGCGGCGGGACTGGCCCGGCTGGGCTTCGCGGCCATGGAGGTCCGGGACGTGATCGTGTCCCACCTGCACGCAGACCATATCGGTGGGTTGCGCGACTTCGGGGCGGCGCGGTTTCACCTGGACCCCGCCGCGTACCGTCCTCTGCGTGGTCTGCGCGGCGTGGCGGCCATTCGCAAGGCGTTCATGCCAGAGTTGCTGCCGGACGACTTCGAGTCCCGCCTCCAGCCGCTGGTGTTTCAGCCTGCCCCGCTCGGCCTGTCGCCGTTTCCCGTCGCTGCCGACGTGTTCGGGGACGGCAGCGCCTACGCGGTGCAGGTGCCGGGCCACGCGGCAGGACTGATCGCATTGATCGTCCGCACCACCCCGCAGGCGGCGCTGAACGGAGACGGCGCGGGGCTGACCCTGCTGGCCAGCGACGCCGCCTGGAGCGTGCGCGGCCTGCGCGAGGGGCTGGAGGTACATCCCCTGGCCCGCATCGTGTTTGATGACGCCGACGCCGAACGCCGGAGCGCCGGACAGTTGCGCGGGTGGTTGCAGGCGCACCCCCGCGCCCGCGTTATCGTCAGCCACGACGCGCCGGAGGCCCGGCATGCCTGAGCTTCTGGACCGAGTGACCGTCGTGCGGCACGCGCTGGGCGAGGGGAGACGGATGTTCCGGGACCGCGCGGCGCTGGAACGTCACCAGGAGCGGCTGGCCGTTCACCACCTGCGCTGGGTCGCGGCGCACAGCCCCTTCACGGCGCGGCGGTTTCTGGAGGCTGGCCTGGGACTGGGCCAGTGGCGCGAGTTGCCCCCCGTGGACAAGGCCGGGATGATGGCTGCCTTCGACACCCTGAATACCGCTGGATTGTGCCTGACCGACGTGCTGGCCGTCGCCCGCCGCGCCGAGGACACCCGTGACTTCACGCCCACCCTGCCCACCCCGCGCGGCCCGGTCACGGTGGGCCTGTCCAGCGGGACGGGCGGCAACGCGGGCGCGTTCGTGGTGTCGCGTGGCGAGCGGCTGCAGTGGGCGGGTGTGGTGCTGCGCTGGCTGCTGCCCGCCTTTCCGCTGGGGCTGCTGCACAGGCAGCGCGTCGCCTTTGTGCTGCGGGCCGACGGCGGGCTGTACCGCAGCGTGGGGAGCGCGCGGCTGGCCTTCCGCTTTCTGGATCTGCTGCGCCCGCTGGACGAACTGGCTGCCGATCTCACCGCCTACGCCCCAACTTTGCTGATCGGGCCGCCCAGCGTGCTGCGTGCCCTGCTGGGCGCCGGGGCCGTGGCGCAGCCGACGCGGGTGGTCAGCGTGGCCGAGGTGCTGGAGGACGATGACCGGGCGGCGCTGGAACGCGGTTTCGGCCCGGTGGTACAGGTCTACCAGGCCACCGAGGGCCTGCTGGGGCTGCCCTGCCCGCACGGCCACCTGCACCTGAACGAGGGGCACGTCCACTTCGACTTTGAGCCCGTGGGCGGTCCAGGCGACGGCGGCCACCTGCGTCCCGTCCTGACCGACCTGCGCCGCACCACCCAGCCGATGATCCGGCACCGCCTGGATGACCTGCTGGTGCTGGCCGACCGCTGCTCCTG
Proteins encoded in this region:
- a CDS encoding MBL fold metallo-hydrolase, with translation MTYLRVVPLTAGECLNVSALTQRGAAWRVQTYPAGFALLLHPTRGPVLFDTGYSARVVAAMRRWPGVLYGLLTPVRLDPRQTAAAGLARLGFAAMEVRDVIVSHLHADHIGGLRDFGAARFHLDPAAYRPLRGLRGVAAIRKAFMPELLPDDFESRLQPLVFQPAPLGLSPFPVAADVFGDGSAYAVQVPGHAAGLIALIVRTTPQAALNGDGAGLTLLASDAAWSVRGLREGLEVHPLARIVFDDADAERRSAGQLRGWLQAHPRARVIVSHDAPEARHA
- a CDS encoding F390 synthetase-related protein, producing the protein MPELLDRVTVVRHALGEGRRMFRDRAALERHQERLAVHHLRWVAAHSPFTARRFLEAGLGLGQWRELPPVDKAGMMAAFDTLNTAGLCLTDVLAVARRAEDTRDFTPTLPTPRGPVTVGLSSGTGGNAGAFVVSRGERLQWAGVVLRWLLPAFPLGLLHRQRVAFVLRADGGLYRSVGSARLAFRFLDLLRPLDELAADLTAYAPTLLIGPPSVLRALLGAGAVAQPTRVVSVAEVLEDDDRAALERGFGPVVQVYQATEGLLGLPCPHGHLHLNEGHVHFDFEPVGGPGDGGHLRPVLTDLRRTTQPMIRHRLDDLLVLADRCSCGLASRRVLRVAGRQDDALSLPGGAGRVTVWPDFLRGAMNRVPGLREYRVEQIGAADLRVLLDPLTPETWQEACVQICGALTRSGADAVRVRLGVQPLPAALPGVKRRRVRRLWRPESGEGPS